Within Limisphaerales bacterium, the genomic segment CGGGTAACGCTCGATCTCATCGGCCTACCGCCCACGATCAAAGAACTGGAAAACTTTCGCGCAGACAAACGCCCAACAGCCGTGGCATTGGCAGCCGTGGTGGACAGGCTATTGGCCTCGCCGCGATACGGCGAGCGGTGGGCGCAGCATTGGCTGGATGTCATTCGTTGGGCGGAAACGGTTGGCTTCGAGACGAACATCGAACGGCCAGTGGCCTGGCGTTATCGCGATTGGGTGATTACTGCGTTCAATCAAGACCTGCCCTACGACCGATTCATTCGCGATCAACTGGCCGGCGATGTCACCGGCGCGGATGCCGCACTCGGCTTTCTGGTATCCGGCCCCGCGCTGCAACCGGGCCAAATCGGCCGCGATGAAGAGGCCATGCGCTCGGCACGACAGGATGAACTCGATGAAGTCATCCGCACCGTGAGCCAAAGCATGCTCGGCCTCACCATCGGCTGCGCACGCTGCCATGATCATAAGTTCGATCCCATTCTGCAGAAGGATTACTATGGCATGCAGGCCGTGTTCGCCGGTCTGCGCTACGGCAACCGTCGCCTGCGCGGCACGGAAAACGACGCTTGGACCGCCAAGGTGCCTGCCGCGCGCGCGAAAGTGACGCGATTGCAAACCGAGCTAGAGGCCCTGCGCAAAGAGCACGCGCTGCGCCCGCCTTTGCTCAGTGTGCAAACGGAAACATTCGAACCCGTTTTGGCTCAATCGGTTCGAATGAAAATCGCCGCCACAGTCAATGGCGCGGCGGCCTCGATTTACGAATTCGAAGCGTGGACACCCCAAAAACAAAACGCCGCCCTGGCCTCCACCGGCGCGGTGCCCAGCGCCTCGAGCTTTGCCTTGGCCAATCAAACGCGGCATTTTGAAAACCTGACCGACGGCTCGGTCGACCGGCGTCAATCCTTTCCGTGGGTCGCCGCCAGCGCTGGGCCGGCGTGGTTCCGCATTGATTTCCCGAAACCGATGACCCTCCAAAGCATCACGTGGCACAATGGCTCCAGTGTTCCGGCGGAGTACGTAATCGAAGTGCTGCGGCCCGATGATGTGTGGCACCCCATCGCCCGCACAACCGATCGCCTGCCGCGCATGGACGACCGACGCGCTCCGGATAAGGTGAAGCTCACCGAGCTGAACGCCGACCAAGTCAAATCAATCATGGCGCACATCGGCCAGCTCCGCGCGGCGCAAGGCGAACTGAACGGGCTCAATGCTGGCCCGCAAACCTTCGCCGCCAGCTTTGCCTCCCCCGATCCCACTTGGCTGTTGCGCCGGGGTGATCCCATGCAGCGGCTGGAGAAATTGCCGCCATCAATTCCCGGCGTACTGGGCAAACTTCAGCCCAAGGATGCCACCGAACCCGCGCGACGATTGGCGCTTGCGCAGCACCTTACGCGCCCGGATCATCCGCTCACCGCCCGCGTGCTGGTGAACCGCGTGTGGCAACAGCATTTTGGTACGGGCCTCGTGGACACGCCGTCGGACTTCGGCAAGATGGGCAACGCCCCGACGCATCCGAAGTTGCTCGATTGGTTGGCCAGTGAATTTGTGCGGCAAGGCTGGTCCATCAAAAAACTGCATCGCCTAATCCTCACCTCGCGCACCTACCAACAAACCCACCGCCCCAACGCCGCGGCCGCGCGCATTGATACCGATAGCCGTCTGCTGTGGCGGTTCCCCCCGCGTCGACTGGAGGCCGAAGCGATCCGCGACTCGATGCTTTTTGTGAGCGGCAAATTAAATTTGAAAACCGGCGGGCGCGGGTTTGATTTTTTCAATCAACGCGGTGGCCTGTCCGATTATCATCCCAAGGAAACCTTCGAAGCCGATGGCTGGCGGCGCATGATTTACGCCCACAAGGTGCGCATGCAGGCGGTGGATATTTTTGGCGCATTCGATTGCCCCGACGCCGGCCAGATGAAGCCCCGCCGCACCCGGTCCATCACGCCCGTGCAATCGCTCAGCCTGCTCAACAGCCCCTTCGCCAACCGGCAGGCCGACTTCTTTGCCGGTCGCGTCCGGCGCGAAGCCGGCGACGAGATGGGCGCTCAGGTGCAACACGCCTTCCGCCTCGCCACCTCGCGCGACCCCAACCCACGGGAATTGGCCACCCTGCAAACTCTTACTGAACAGCACGGCCTCGAGCAGGCCTGCCGTGTACTGTTCAATTCCAGTTCATTCCTGATGCTCCCATGAAACATAAAATAAAACCACGGACTCGCAGGCTCGTCCCTCCAATCTGCAGCCGAAAAAATGGAGGGACGAGCCTGCGAGTCCGCCATCGAACCTGCGCGCCCACGTGCTGCCGGCACCTTGCCGGCAGAAGTTTGATGAACGACGTTTACCTTCGGCCTGCCGGCGGGGCGCCGGCAGCACAAGTTCTCTCATGACTAATCGCCGACAGTTTTTGATGCAGTCCATGCACGGGTTTTCCGGCGTGGCGTTGGCGGCGATGTTGGCCGAGGAAGGCCGCGCGGAAGGGCCGCGCATTGACGCCACGCGTCCCTATGCGCCGCGCCCTACGCATTTTGCGCCCAAGGCCAAGCGGGTGATCGAGGTATTTTGCTCCGGCGCGTTGAGCCATGTGGACACCTTCGATTTCAAGCCGGAACTGATCAAGCACCACGGCCAACCCTTGCCCGGCAACGATCGGCTGGTGTCGTTTCAGGGGCCGAACGGCAATCTCACCAAGCCCTTGTGGGACTTCAAACCGCGCGGTCAATGCGGCAAGCCGGTCAGCGATCTTGTGCCGCACATTGGCGAGCTGGCGGATGAGCTGTGCTTTTTCCATTCGCTCACCAATAAATCCAACACGCACGGTCCGGCGGAGAATTTCATGAACACCGGGTTCGTCTTCGACGGCTTCCCGAGCATGGGCGCGTGGATCAATTACGCGCTCGGCAGTGACAACGAAAACCTGCCCGCCTTTGTGGCCATCGAAGATCCGCGCGGCATGCCGCAGAGCGGCCCGAACAACTGGGCCAACGGATTCCTGCCCGCCGCGTTTCAAGGCACGCCCTTCAGCAGTACCAAGCCGATCCGATTCCTGAAACGGCCCGCAACTATTTCCGCCACCAAAGACAAAGCCGCGCGCGATGCCCTGCGCGTGTTGGAGCAGGAAAATCAAAACACCTTTCCCGGCGACGCCAATCTCGCCGCGCGTATTGCCAGCTACGAACTGGCCGCCCGCATGCAGCTCACCGTGCCCGAGGCCGCCAACCTCAAAGCTGAGCCAGCGCACATTCGCAAACTGTATGGCGCGGACAGCGACGACCGGCATCAGGCTGCCTTCGCCGACAATTGCATCCTCGCCCGGCGATTGATCGAGCGCGGCGTGCGTTTTGTGCAGCTCTTCAACGGCGCCTACGCTTCCGGCGGTCGCATCAACTGGGACGGTCATTTCAAGTTGAAGGAACAATACGACGTGCACGGCCGCATCCTCGACCAGCCCGTCGCCGGCCTATTGCGCGACCTGAAACAACGCGGTCTGCTGGAGGACACCCTCGTGGTGTTCGCCACCGAGTTCGGTCGCATGCCGATGTTTCAGGCTGGCACCTACGGGCGCGACCATAACCCGCACGGCTTCACCGCCTGGCTGGCCGGTGCCGGCGTGAAAGGCGGCATGAGCTACGGAGCCACCGACGAGTTTGGCTTCAAGGCACAGCGTAACGTCATCACCCCGCACGATTTCCACGCCACCATCCTGCACCTGCTTGGCCTCGATCACGAACGCCTCACCGTCTACCACAACGGCATCCAACGCCGCCTCACCGACGTCCACGGGCACGTGATCAAAGAGGTGCTAACGTAGCCATTGACTGAGTCGATTCACAAATTGATTTTATCAATTCGAAGAACGCC encodes:
- a CDS encoding DUF1553 domain-containing protein, yielding MRPLLIISICLTALTALADPHWSFQPVTRPTTPAGMHPIDYFVEKQLREKNLQQSPMAGREVLLRRVTLDLIGLPPTIKELENFRADKRPTAVALAAVVDRLLASPRYGERWAQHWLDVIRWAETVGFETNIERPVAWRYRDWVITAFNQDLPYDRFIRDQLAGDVTGADAALGFLVSGPALQPGQIGRDEEAMRSARQDELDEVIRTVSQSMLGLTIGCARCHDHKFDPILQKDYYGMQAVFAGLRYGNRRLRGTENDAWTAKVPAARAKVTRLQTELEALRKEHALRPPLLSVQTETFEPVLAQSVRMKIAATVNGAAASIYEFEAWTPQKQNAALASTGAVPSASSFALANQTRHFENLTDGSVDRRQSFPWVAASAGPAWFRIDFPKPMTLQSITWHNGSSVPAEYVIEVLRPDDVWHPIARTTDRLPRMDDRRAPDKVKLTELNADQVKSIMAHIGQLRAAQGELNGLNAGPQTFAASFASPDPTWLLRRGDPMQRLEKLPPSIPGVLGKLQPKDATEPARRLALAQHLTRPDHPLTARVLVNRVWQQHFGTGLVDTPSDFGKMGNAPTHPKLLDWLASEFVRQGWSIKKLHRLILTSRTYQQTHRPNAAAARIDTDSRLLWRFPPRRLEAEAIRDSMLFVSGKLNLKTGGRGFDFFNQRGGLSDYHPKETFEADGWRRMIYAHKVRMQAVDIFGAFDCPDAGQMKPRRTRSITPVQSLSLLNSPFANRQADFFAGRVRREAGDEMGAQVQHAFRLATSRDPNPRELATLQTLTEQHGLEQACRVLFNSSSFLMLP
- a CDS encoding DUF1501 domain-containing protein, yielding MTNRRQFLMQSMHGFSGVALAAMLAEEGRAEGPRIDATRPYAPRPTHFAPKAKRVIEVFCSGALSHVDTFDFKPELIKHHGQPLPGNDRLVSFQGPNGNLTKPLWDFKPRGQCGKPVSDLVPHIGELADELCFFHSLTNKSNTHGPAENFMNTGFVFDGFPSMGAWINYALGSDNENLPAFVAIEDPRGMPQSGPNNWANGFLPAAFQGTPFSSTKPIRFLKRPATISATKDKAARDALRVLEQENQNTFPGDANLAARIASYELAARMQLTVPEAANLKAEPAHIRKLYGADSDDRHQAAFADNCILARRLIERGVRFVQLFNGAYASGGRINWDGHFKLKEQYDVHGRILDQPVAGLLRDLKQRGLLEDTLVVFATEFGRMPMFQAGTYGRDHNPHGFTAWLAGAGVKGGMSYGATDEFGFKAQRNVITPHDFHATILHLLGLDHERLTVYHNGIQRRLTDVHGHVIKEVLT